The DNA region GCTGAACATAACGGTGACGGTATGAATGGATATCTGATCTTTTTTGTCGGCGTTTTCATAGGGATCATGTTGCTGAGCTTCGCACTGAGCATGATCTCGTTCATTGGAGGAAGGAAGTGACCGTAAGAATGGCATCGGGACAGGTGTTAGAAGGGCGCAGGTGGCTTTCGCTCGCCGAAGCCGCCCGATATGTCAGCCTCTCAGACAAGACCCTCATGAAATACGTGAACGCCGGCGTGATCTATGGAACCCGCAAAGGGGGGAAGTGGCTGATAGACCGGGCGTCGATCGACACGTGGCTCGAGGAAGACAAGATCAAGCTGTTGAACCTTGTCAACCGGAGGAGGGCGGTTCGTTGACAAATAAGAGACCCAGGGATATAAATGTAGCGATGAGACATGAGTATCCGGTCCTGAAGAAGGAGCCAAACGGGTATTATTACATCTACTATAACCGCCTGAAGAGGATCTCGCTGGGTGTCAGGGACGAAGCCACCGCCCTTAAGATCTTCAACATCGAGAA from Syntrophorhabdus sp. includes:
- a CDS encoding helix-turn-helix domain-containing protein, with translation MTVRMASGQVLEGRRWLSLAEAARYVSLSDKTLMKYVNAGVIYGTRKGGKWLIDRASIDTWLEEDKIKLLNLVNRRRAVR